The following are from one region of the Salicibibacter kimchii genome:
- a CDS encoding FAD-binding oxidoreductase, whose amino-acid sequence MQQQTLGNEGRQRVSPTTPEEVADIIKRANDRNETVIPVGGGTKQGFGGEGDEADILLSMENLNQVIEYSPGDMTMTVQAGTTMEKINETARAEQQMVPLDPSYPSQATIGGVVAANDSGPKRMAYGSARDHVIGLRVADPNGEILRSGGKVVKNVAGYDMNKLLVGSMGTLGMITEVTLKLRPYPKYTSMCVLTFPDEAATRDVKPFLSKLLDTHLEPITLEYMEPNMSERLFHKRGYSLAITFEDVKKAVDVQEKWVREHMPNTAELTVYHDNEVEEFWRTFADLTFAEAVHIKIGSKNMQVLDHIHHCKRLQEGRDVHVFAHGGAGHGISRVYASGDGVQSFVEDLRLRCEQSKGYAILTHAPFEVRTSIGVWGATPGYFSILTGIKEQLDPKGILNPNRFVGGI is encoded by the coding sequence ATGCAACAGCAAACGCTAGGGAATGAGGGGCGACAGCGTGTCAGCCCGACCACACCGGAGGAAGTCGCAGATATTATAAAACGTGCCAATGACAGGAATGAAACGGTTATCCCCGTGGGCGGAGGAACGAAACAAGGCTTTGGCGGGGAAGGTGACGAGGCCGATATTCTATTATCCATGGAAAATCTGAATCAAGTCATTGAATATTCCCCGGGCGACATGACGATGACCGTGCAGGCAGGCACGACGATGGAAAAAATAAACGAAACCGCACGCGCCGAGCAGCAGATGGTGCCGCTCGATCCGTCGTATCCGTCGCAAGCAACGATCGGTGGGGTGGTCGCCGCCAATGACAGCGGCCCGAAACGGATGGCGTATGGATCGGCGCGGGATCATGTCATCGGCTTGCGCGTTGCCGACCCAAACGGCGAGATTTTACGATCAGGCGGGAAAGTCGTTAAAAACGTCGCGGGCTATGATATGAACAAATTACTCGTTGGTTCGATGGGCACGCTTGGGATGATTACGGAAGTCACGTTGAAGTTGCGTCCCTATCCAAAATATACCAGTATGTGTGTGCTGACATTTCCGGATGAGGCAGCAACACGTGACGTTAAACCTTTTCTATCGAAACTATTGGATACGCATCTGGAACCGATCACTTTGGAATACATGGAACCGAATATGAGCGAGCGATTGTTTCATAAACGAGGCTATAGTTTGGCGATCACGTTTGAAGATGTAAAAAAAGCGGTGGACGTCCAGGAGAAATGGGTCCGAGAACACATGCCGAACACAGCCGAACTCACCGTTTATCATGACAACGAGGTCGAGGAATTTTGGCGAACGTTTGCCGATCTTACCTTTGCTGAAGCGGTTCATATCAAGATCGGCAGTAAAAACATGCAAGTACTTGACCATATCCATCATTGTAAGCGATTGCAAGAAGGGCGGGATGTACACGTGTTTGCCCACGGTGGGGCCGGCCACGGGATTAGCCGGGTGTACGCCAGTGGCGATGGCGTCCAGTCCTTTGTGGAAGACTTGCGGCTCCGTTGTGAACAATCGAAGGGCTACGCAATATTGACGCACGCGCCGTTTGAGGTGCGCACGTCCATTGGTGTCTGGGGTGCGACACCGGGTTATTTTTCCATCCTTACAGGCATTAAAGAGCAGTTGGATCCGAAGGGGATTTTGAATCCAAATCGATTTGTAGGGGGAATTTAG
- a CDS encoding FadR/GntR family transcriptional regulator, with translation MNIQKISTKKISEQVAEQLEQSIAEGHLPAGEKLQSVRELCEQFQVGRSAVRDAITVLKGKGMVNVVQGEGTFVTAPSEWQPFGTFTLNDETAIRDVYTVRKWMEIGIAEEAALHRDEAHLATMEKWLEAEEGWEADYRFHITLAKATGNDMFVHLMEAISTNMKKALMDCHRMIAANADVAKKIEGQHASIYEAVKQRDSQAAKDIMQTHLIYVEDLLRQSLKEEDHATANARE, from the coding sequence ATGAACATTCAAAAAATATCGACGAAGAAAATCTCCGAGCAAGTGGCGGAGCAACTGGAACAGTCAATCGCGGAAGGACACCTGCCGGCGGGCGAAAAGCTGCAATCGGTCCGGGAACTTTGTGAACAATTCCAGGTCGGGCGCTCGGCCGTGCGGGACGCGATCACGGTTTTAAAAGGCAAAGGCATGGTGAACGTCGTCCAAGGAGAGGGAACGTTTGTAACTGCGCCAAGCGAATGGCAACCCTTCGGCACTTTCACGTTAAACGATGAAACAGCGATCCGTGATGTATACACGGTGCGAAAGTGGATGGAAATAGGGATCGCGGAGGAGGCGGCACTGCACCGTGACGAGGCACACCTTGCTACGATGGAGAAATGGCTTGAAGCAGAAGAAGGCTGGGAAGCGGATTACCGTTTCCACATCACCCTTGCGAAAGCAACGGGCAATGACATGTTCGTGCATTTAATGGAAGCGATTTCAACGAATATGAAAAAAGCATTGATGGATTGCCATCGCATGATCGCGGCCAATGCAGACGTGGCAAAAAAAATCGAAGGGCAACACGCGAGCATCTATGAAGCGGTCAAACAGCGAGATTCACAAGCGGCCAAGGACATCATGCAAACGCACTTAATCTATGTTGAAGATCTGCTACGGCAATCGTTGAAGGAGGAGGATCATGCAACAGCAAACGCTAGGGAATGA
- a CDS encoding carboxymuconolactone decarboxylase family protein — protein MAESLYERTYFSRLNEFSDLAPEMFKEFMTFNEGVMKHGSLSLKLKELAAVAVAHVTGCPYCIELHVGNLKDAGGSKEEMSEAILIGTALKAGSSMAHGVNALNAYDGVEDDTLFKRSYFDRLSEFSKLQPEMFKAFVNFDKQALEPTTRSKKEGELIAVAVAHTTGCPYYIDLHTKNAKEQGAGKEEIAEIIFVATALKAGSAIAHGVNGLNAYDR, from the coding sequence ATGGCCGAAAGTTTGTATGAACGTACTTATTTTTCCAGACTGAACGAATTCTCCGACCTTGCCCCGGAGATGTTTAAGGAATTCATGACATTCAATGAAGGCGTCATGAAGCACGGCTCGCTCTCGTTGAAATTGAAAGAACTCGCAGCCGTCGCCGTCGCTCACGTCACCGGCTGTCCGTATTGCATCGAACTCCATGTCGGCAACTTAAAAGACGCCGGCGGAAGCAAAGAAGAAATGAGCGAAGCCATTTTGATTGGAACGGCGTTAAAAGCGGGTTCCTCCATGGCCCACGGCGTCAACGCCTTGAACGCGTACGACGGCGTGGAAGATGACACGCTCTTCAAACGCAGCTACTTTGATCGACTTAGCGAATTTTCCAAGCTGCAGCCGGAGATGTTTAAGGCATTCGTTAATTTTGACAAACAAGCGCTCGAACCAACGACAAGGAGCAAAAAAGAAGGCGAACTCATCGCCGTCGCGGTCGCCCACACAACCGGCTGCCCGTACTACATCGACCTGCACACAAAAAACGCCAAAGAACAAGGCGCCGGCAAAGAAGAAATCGCCGAAATCATCTTCGTCGCCACTGCTCTGAAAGCCGGTTCTGCCATCGCCCACGGGGTGAACGGTTTGAACGCGTATGATCGGTAA
- a CDS encoding AbrB family transcriptional regulator: protein MQYVAYFMLCGLGGLLFSFTNLSIAWMIGALVVGSLVAIFQPDFLNLKHAVNTIPASWLWLGQGILGVQLGLYINMTLIDTLSNYWLIILTVLVLSMIFAFITGFFLYYFTKTDLLSSFIATAPGGVAAMPAYAQEVGADVATVSVTQVLRIVLVISTVPVLLSFNGGNGGAAAEVQTVAYESTFLPLTFSQFGWTFLLLALALFGAVASKKLKIPTPWLLGAMVTVAVFNLISGQATPEATLWWPDWALPVAQLFLGASIGAKMQRELFRDAKAVIIVGILSSLALIAALAALSILVASQTQLDMITSILAFSPGGVAEMAATAVELGADSTFVVAVQVIRIMAVLLVLPPLFQILRKYILKEEKENRQQAS, encoded by the coding sequence TTGCAATATGTCGCTTATTTTATGTTGTGCGGATTGGGTGGACTTTTGTTTTCATTCACAAATCTATCCATTGCATGGATGATTGGCGCATTAGTGGTCGGCAGCCTGGTCGCGATTTTTCAGCCTGACTTTCTGAACCTCAAACATGCGGTCAACACAATCCCCGCTAGTTGGCTATGGCTCGGCCAAGGAATACTCGGTGTGCAACTTGGCCTGTATATCAATATGACGCTCATCGACACGCTGAGCAACTATTGGCTCATCATCCTCACCGTACTCGTGCTCTCAATGATTTTCGCGTTCATCACCGGATTTTTTCTCTATTATTTTACAAAAACGGATCTTTTATCCAGTTTTATCGCCACAGCGCCCGGCGGGGTAGCTGCCATGCCCGCTTACGCGCAAGAAGTAGGGGCAGACGTGGCGACCGTCAGTGTCACACAGGTGCTCCGCATTGTGCTGGTCATCAGTACCGTTCCGGTTTTATTATCATTCAACGGCGGTAACGGAGGCGCTGCCGCTGAGGTACAAACGGTGGCCTACGAATCAACCTTCTTGCCACTCACCTTCAGCCAATTCGGCTGGACGTTTCTTTTGTTGGCACTGGCGCTTTTCGGCGCCGTCGCATCAAAAAAACTGAAAATCCCTACGCCCTGGTTGCTCGGCGCGATGGTGACCGTCGCTGTCTTCAATCTCATCTCCGGTCAAGCAACTCCGGAAGCCACGCTTTGGTGGCCAGACTGGGCGTTGCCTGTTGCCCAATTATTTCTCGGCGCCAGCATCGGTGCCAAAATGCAACGGGAATTATTTCGCGATGCGAAAGCCGTGATCATCGTGGGCATATTGAGCTCGTTAGCGTTGATCGCGGCGCTCGCGGCTTTGTCCATCTTGGTCGCTTCCCAAACGCAACTCGACATGATCACATCGATCCTCGCCTTTTCCCCGGGGGGCGTTGCCGAAATGGCCGCCACCGCGGTTGAACTCGGCGCCGATTCCACCTTCGTCGTCGCTGTCCAAGTCATCCGGATCATGGCGGTGCTCCTCGTCCTTCCGCCACTCTTTCAAATACTGCGCAAGTATATTTTGAAAGAGGAAAAAGAAAACCGTCAACAGGCATCATGA
- a CDS encoding alkaline phosphatase family protein, translating into MKRTKPVVLFIIDTLMATPLEEAVQTGFAPAMQYLMEKGRYFPEVVSSFPTMSVNIESTLLTGVYADQHHLPALIWYHEDEQRIVNYGTGIKEVMKTGFTPFVNDMFYQLNNVHLSKDVKTIHEELAERGMTSASINNFVYRGYSERKIKLPKPLQMLTGDKSTWDMQTPSLWSLGAFSTFNPRKKTPQLFSDNYKESFRETKHLIKKRKLPYFTICTVQDLDLRVHLKGPMDIAGIHKIDRELQKLLGLYGRWDEALKACTWIILSDNGHASMGHKRKQYVIDLRKRLKGFRIMKDTRPTRNDEIALAVNQRTAFIYCIGTSVEKKQVIARLQQDRCIDIIAWGEAGQTHVVSGEKAGHFSFVAGGDYVDTYRQTWTIAGNEKLLDLTVKKNRVEYSNYPDALARLSSSLRSHKGDYVVATAKPGYEFQDKGSPIHVDGAAHGSLHKQESSVPMIVVGTDSEPEYERIVDLKPWLLRLLGGG; encoded by the coding sequence GTGAAACGCACAAAACCGGTGGTTCTTTTTATTATTGATACATTGATGGCCACGCCGCTGGAAGAAGCGGTTCAAACGGGGTTTGCGCCGGCAATGCAATATTTAATGGAAAAAGGCCGCTATTTTCCCGAGGTTGTCAGCTCCTTTCCGACGATGTCCGTTAATATTGAGAGTACGCTGCTCACGGGCGTTTACGCGGATCAGCACCATTTGCCCGCCCTCATTTGGTACCACGAGGATGAACAACGGATCGTCAATTACGGAACGGGTATTAAAGAAGTGATGAAAACGGGGTTCACCCCCTTCGTGAATGATATGTTTTACCAACTCAACAACGTTCATTTGAGCAAGGACGTCAAAACGATCCATGAGGAGCTGGCCGAGCGGGGGATGACGAGCGCCTCGATCAACAATTTTGTTTATCGTGGGTATTCGGAACGTAAAATAAAGCTTCCCAAACCGTTGCAAATGTTGACCGGGGATAAAAGTACGTGGGACATGCAAACCCCGTCGTTATGGTCTCTCGGCGCTTTTTCGACATTCAACCCGAGAAAAAAGACGCCGCAGCTTTTTTCCGACAACTATAAAGAAAGCTTCCGGGAAACGAAACATTTAATAAAAAAAAGAAAACTGCCTTATTTTACAATTTGTACGGTTCAGGATCTTGACTTGCGCGTTCATTTGAAAGGGCCGATGGATATCGCGGGCATACATAAAATCGATCGGGAATTGCAAAAGCTCCTCGGGCTGTATGGGCGTTGGGACGAGGCGCTCAAGGCTTGTACGTGGATTATTTTGTCCGATAACGGTCACGCGTCCATGGGCCATAAGCGGAAGCAGTACGTGATTGATCTGAGAAAACGGTTGAAAGGCTTTCGGATCATGAAAGACACGCGTCCAACGCGTAATGACGAAATCGCGCTTGCCGTCAATCAGCGCACGGCCTTCATTTATTGCATCGGCACCAGCGTGGAAAAAAAGCAGGTGATCGCGCGGCTGCAGCAAGATCGGTGTATCGATATCATTGCTTGGGGAGAAGCGGGGCAAACGCACGTCGTATCCGGGGAGAAGGCAGGGCATTTTTCATTTGTGGCCGGTGGAGATTACGTCGATACGTACCGGCAAACATGGACGATCGCGGGAAATGAAAAACTGCTAGATCTTACGGTGAAAAAGAACCGGGTTGAATATAGCAATTATCCGGATGCGCTCGCCCGGCTTTCTAGCAGCTTACGGTCCCATAAAGGGGACTATGTGGTCGCTACGGCGAAGCCCGGGTATGAGTTTCAGGACAAGGGCTCACCGATTCATGTGGACGGGGCGGCGCATGGGTCCTTGCACAAGCAAGAATCATCCGTGCCGATGATCGTGGTGGGTACAGATAGTGAACCGGAGTATGAACGGATCGTCGATTTGAAACCGTGGTTGTTGCGGTTGTTGGGAGGGGGATGA
- a CDS encoding YndM family protein produces the protein MNHVVALIIKFVMMTVILWLILGGFFGVSFGNIFWISLIMTGAAYLIGDLWILPQFGNVAGTLADFGLAFVGVWLLAALFEPAGNFGWAAFFSAIIIAIGEIFFHMYMQNTVLNTPAPAGDDNNRQNTNEGNLRTEFGSETDAARRGKKDRK, from the coding sequence ATGAATCATGTCGTCGCATTGATCATTAAATTTGTTATGATGACCGTCATATTGTGGCTCATTTTAGGAGGATTTTTCGGCGTCAGCTTTGGCAATATTTTCTGGATCAGCCTTATCATGACAGGTGCAGCCTATCTTATCGGCGACTTGTGGATCTTACCACAATTCGGAAACGTAGCAGGGACACTGGCGGACTTTGGCCTCGCATTCGTTGGCGTTTGGCTGCTCGCCGCCTTATTCGAACCAGCAGGCAACTTCGGATGGGCAGCGTTCTTCTCAGCAATCATCATCGCCATCGGAGAAATCTTCTTCCATATGTACATGCAAAACACAGTCCTAAACACCCCGGCACCAGCCGGTGACGATAACAACCGGCAAAACACCAACGAAGGCAACCTTCGCACCGAATTCGGATCGGAGACGGATGCCGCGAGAAGAGGGAAGAAGGACAGAAAATAG
- a CDS encoding alpha/beta hydrolase, with the protein MRKVVKTMHALPRWIWLIIIVLVFIVLVLALLYFFQHRLIFYPTSITEDEADMIRSQHPEAEEITVPVTDEVTVHGWLLSNVEEEPSPLLIYFGGNAQEVSQLIPETAEIEGWSVLLMNYRGYGLSEGDPDEEALLGDALMVYDEMAEREDIDTDHIVTMGRSIGSAVATHLSAERKVQGTILVSPFDEFLHVAQSQFPFLPVEWLLKYSFDSTDIAPQTEHPLLALIAGEDEIVDPAYSKALVEKWGGPKESYVIEGEGHNTIHLSEEYRARIQEFLQAMEEG; encoded by the coding sequence ATGCGAAAAGTGGTGAAAACCATGCATGCGCTGCCCAGATGGATTTGGTTGATTATTATTGTGCTTGTCTTCATTGTGCTTGTGCTTGCACTGCTTTATTTTTTTCAACATCGGTTGATTTTTTATCCTACGTCCATAACAGAAGATGAAGCGGATATGATTCGGTCCCAGCATCCCGAGGCGGAAGAGATCACTGTTCCTGTGACAGATGAAGTGACCGTTCACGGGTGGTTGCTCTCTAATGTGGAGGAAGAGCCGTCGCCGTTACTGATATATTTTGGCGGGAATGCTCAGGAAGTATCGCAATTGATCCCCGAAACGGCAGAGATCGAGGGCTGGTCGGTGTTATTGATGAACTACCGCGGATATGGATTAAGCGAAGGAGATCCGGATGAAGAGGCACTATTGGGGGACGCGTTGATGGTCTATGACGAAATGGCCGAGCGCGAGGATATTGATACAGATCACATCGTCACAATGGGGAGGAGTATCGGATCAGCGGTGGCCACGCATCTGAGCGCGGAAAGGAAGGTGCAGGGCACAATTCTCGTCTCCCCGTTTGATGAATTTCTACACGTTGCCCAGTCCCAATTCCCTTTTCTTCCGGTGGAATGGCTGTTGAAATACTCTTTTGATTCCACGGACATCGCGCCGCAAACGGAGCATCCGTTGTTGGCGCTGATCGCTGGGGAGGATGAGATTGTTGATCCGGCGTATTCAAAGGCCCTCGTGGAAAAATGGGGCGGGCCTAAGGAAAGCTATGTGATTGAAGGAGAGGGGCATAACACGATTCATTTGAGCGAGGAGTACCGGGCAAGGATTCAGGAATTTTTACAGGCGATGGAGGAGGGGTAG
- a CDS encoding thermonuclease family protein, which yields MFRFLIVICSMMILVGCQRPSDDDPLQGTVVNIVDGDTFDVNIQGMGDERVRPIMVDAPEICHQHDPPACEPEPYGEEATAFATDVLLGETVYLEQDESERDQYDRMLFYVYVDEDQMFQEMLLEEGLAEVVVYEPDVRYEEAFYEIQEEAQEREEGMWGGH from the coding sequence ATGTTTCGTTTTTTGATTGTTATTTGTTCTATGATGATTCTCGTTGGCTGCCAGCGCCCGTCTGACGATGATCCGTTGCAAGGGACGGTCGTGAATATCGTCGATGGCGATACGTTTGATGTGAATATTCAGGGTATGGGGGATGAGCGGGTGCGACCGATCATGGTGGATGCGCCGGAGATCTGTCACCAGCATGATCCCCCGGCGTGTGAGCCGGAGCCATATGGGGAAGAAGCGACAGCATTCGCGACGGATGTATTGCTCGGGGAAACCGTTTATCTTGAACAGGACGAGTCGGAGCGTGATCAGTATGATCGGATGTTATTTTACGTGTATGTAGACGAAGATCAAATGTTTCAGGAAATGTTGTTGGAGGAGGGGTTAGCTGAGGTTGTTGTGTATGAACCGGATGTGCGCTATGAAGAGGCGTTTTATGAGATTCAGGAAGAAGCGCAGGAGCGAGAGGAAGGGATGTGGGGAGGACATTGA
- a CDS encoding DMT family transporter, with translation MAQLKNIIPDNKIIIYMLMLIITLLWGYAWVLMKDALTYMGPFTFSALRFGTGSVTLLLVIWILKIGLPPRRYWKHLVVIGLLQTTVVFTLVMYALEFVDAGQSSVLLYSMPVWSSLLAVQFLGEKINPAKMTGLLMGIIGLFTIVGWDMWVGQPIEVIVGQLLIIIAAIAWAISNIYYRRAVSGLSQLQVSAMQMFFGAIGITLAALAMEWGEPIIFNAASIYYILFTGVLASALCFTAWFFIISKIDMVTATISTLLVPIFGLTFSSILLGEDMTVGVLTGSALIIVGIIIATVAKKK, from the coding sequence ATGGCACAATTAAAAAACATCATTCCAGACAATAAAATTATCATCTACATGCTTATGTTAATCATCACGCTGCTCTGGGGCTATGCGTGGGTGCTCATGAAAGACGCCCTTACATACATGGGACCATTCACATTTTCGGCGCTCCGCTTCGGCACCGGCTCGGTCACGCTGCTGTTGGTCATATGGATTTTAAAAATCGGCTTGCCGCCAAGACGCTATTGGAAACATCTGGTCGTTATTGGCCTCCTGCAAACCACGGTCGTCTTCACCCTCGTCATGTACGCCCTGGAATTCGTCGACGCTGGCCAATCCTCCGTCCTATTGTACTCCATGCCGGTGTGGAGCAGCCTCTTAGCCGTGCAATTTCTCGGTGAAAAAATAAACCCGGCGAAGATGACAGGTTTATTGATGGGCATCATCGGGCTATTTACCATCGTCGGGTGGGATATGTGGGTCGGGCAACCGATCGAGGTGATCGTCGGTCAACTTCTGATTATTATTGCCGCCATCGCTTGGGCGATCTCGAACATTTACTATCGGCGTGCCGTGTCCGGCCTTTCGCAATTACAAGTATCGGCCATGCAAATGTTCTTTGGCGCGATTGGCATCACGCTCGCGGCCCTTGCCATGGAATGGGGCGAACCGATTATTTTTAATGCAGCGAGCATTTATTATATTTTATTCACCGGCGTCCTTGCCTCGGCGTTATGCTTCACCGCTTGGTTTTTCATCATCAGCAAAATTGACATGGTAACGGCGACAATCTCCACGTTGCTCGTCCCTATTTTCGGATTGACGTTCAGCAGTATTCTGCTCGGAGAAGACATGACGGTTGGCGTATTAACGGGTTCCGCCCTGATTATTGTCGGCATCATCATCGCTACAGTCGCGAAGAAAAAATGA